The proteins below come from a single Mycolicibacterium sp. TY81 genomic window:
- the cobA gene encoding uroporphyrinogen-III C-methyltransferase, whose translation MTSQHAYLVGLHLSGKKVVVVGGGSVAQRRLPLLIASGADVHVVAPAATPVVEALVDNPDGTGITFISREFQTDDLDGAWYVLAATDDDAVNAAVAAEADRRRIFCVRADAGQEGSAVTPASFEYDGLTVGVLAGGEHRRSAALRTAIHEALQRGAIGDAAEPDSYRGVALVGGGPGDPELITVRGRRLLAHADVVVADRLAPQELLAELGPHVEVIDAAKIPYGRAMAQDAINAVLIDRAKEGKFVVRLKGGDPFVFARGYEEVLACADAGIPVTVVPGVTSAIAVPALAGVPVTHRAVTHEFVVVSGHVAPGHPESLVNWDALAAMRGTIVLLMAVERIELFAKVLLQGGRPAETPVLVVQHGTTAAQQTLQTTLADAAEDIRSEGIRPPAIIVIGDVAAFAGLKKS comes from the coding sequence ATGACGTCCCAGCATGCCTACCTCGTGGGGCTGCATCTGTCCGGCAAGAAGGTCGTGGTCGTGGGTGGCGGCAGCGTCGCCCAGCGCCGCCTGCCGCTGCTGATCGCCAGCGGCGCCGACGTCCACGTCGTGGCGCCCGCTGCCACCCCGGTGGTCGAAGCACTCGTCGACAACCCCGACGGCACCGGCATCACCTTCATCTCGCGGGAATTCCAGACCGACGATCTCGACGGTGCCTGGTACGTCCTGGCCGCGACCGACGACGACGCCGTCAACGCCGCGGTGGCCGCGGAAGCCGACCGCCGCCGCATCTTCTGCGTCCGCGCCGACGCCGGCCAGGAAGGGTCGGCGGTGACCCCGGCGTCCTTCGAATACGACGGGCTGACGGTCGGTGTGCTGGCCGGCGGCGAGCACCGGCGCTCGGCGGCGCTGCGCACCGCCATCCACGAGGCGCTGCAGCGCGGCGCCATCGGCGACGCCGCCGAACCCGACAGCTACCGCGGTGTGGCCCTCGTCGGCGGTGGCCCGGGGGACCCCGAGCTGATCACCGTCCGCGGTCGCCGGCTGCTGGCCCACGCCGACGTGGTGGTGGCCGACCGGCTGGCCCCGCAGGAGCTGCTCGCCGAACTCGGCCCGCACGTCGAGGTGATCGATGCCGCCAAGATTCCGTACGGCCGGGCGATGGCCCAGGACGCGATCAACGCCGTCCTGATCGACCGGGCCAAGGAGGGCAAGTTCGTGGTCCGGCTCAAAGGCGGTGACCCGTTCGTCTTCGCGCGCGGCTATGAAGAGGTGCTGGCATGCGCCGACGCCGGCATTCCGGTCACCGTCGTACCCGGTGTGACCAGCGCCATAGCGGTTCCGGCCCTGGCCGGCGTTCCCGTCACCCACCGGGCCGTGACGCACGAATTCGTGGTGGTCAGCGGCCACGTCGCGCCCGGGCACCCGGAATCGTTAGTGAATTGGGACGCACTGGCCGCGATGCGCGGCACGATCGTGCTGCTGATGGCCGTCGAGCGCATCGAGCTTTTCGCGAAGGTTCTGCTGCAAGGGGGCCGACCTGCGGAAACACCGGTGCTGGTGGTTCAACACGGGACGACGGCGGCACAGCAGACGCTGCAGACCACGCTTGCCGACGCGGCGGAGGACATCCGTTCGGAGGGCATCCGGCCCCCCGCGATCATCGTGATCGGGGACGTCGCGGCCTTCGCAGGGTTAAAGAAATCTTAA
- the cobO gene encoding cob(I)yrinic acid a,c-diamide adenosyltransferase, whose product MPQGQPLVVPNDGLTTRARRNAPILAVHTGPGKGKSTAAFGMALRAWNQGFDVAVFQFVKSAKWKVGEEAAFQTLGRLHDEQGVGGPVQWHKMGSGWSWTRRQGSDEDHAAAAVEGWAEISRRLAAEQHDFYVLDEFTYPLKWGWLDIDEVVSTLTRRPGTQHVVITGRDAPPQLLDAADLVTEMTKVKHPMDAGRKGQRGIEW is encoded by the coding sequence ATGCCACAAGGACAACCGCTCGTCGTCCCCAACGACGGACTGACCACCAGGGCGCGCCGCAACGCGCCGATCCTGGCCGTGCACACCGGCCCGGGCAAGGGAAAGTCCACCGCCGCCTTCGGGATGGCACTGCGCGCCTGGAACCAGGGCTTCGACGTCGCGGTGTTCCAGTTCGTCAAGAGCGCCAAGTGGAAGGTCGGCGAGGAAGCGGCATTCCAGACGCTCGGCCGCCTGCACGACGAGCAGGGCGTCGGGGGACCGGTGCAGTGGCACAAGATGGGCTCGGGCTGGTCGTGGACGCGCCGGCAGGGCTCCGACGAGGACCATGCCGCTGCGGCCGTCGAAGGCTGGGCCGAGATCTCGCGGCGGCTGGCCGCCGAGCAGCACGACTTCTACGTACTGGACGAGTTCACCTACCCGCTCAAGTGGGGCTGGCTCGACATCGATGAGGTGGTGTCGACGCTGACCCGGCGTCCCGGCACCCAACACGTCGTCATCACCGGCCGCGACGCCCCGCCGCAGCTCCTCGACGCCGCCGACCTGGTGACCGAGATGACCAAGGTCAAGCACCCGATGGACGCGGGCCGCAAGGGCCAGCGCGGCATCGAATGGTGA
- a CDS encoding cobyrinate a,c-diamide synthase produces MTTNPVPAVVIAAPASGSGKTTVATGLMGALRRAGHTVSAAKVGPDFIDPGYHALATGRPGRNLDPVLVGAELIGPLYRHGSAGADVTVIEGVMGLFDGRITEQAMSPAPGSTAHVAGLLGAPVVLVVDARGQSQSIAALLHGFSTFDRAVRIAGVILNKVGSPRHEEVLRQACEQAGVPVFGAIPRNSGLEIPSRHLGLVTAVEHGRRAHEAVDVMTELVARHVDIEAVARCAGIGTLEPQWAPELESGPAATVALAAGKAFSFGYAEHAELLEMAGAEVVAFDPLSDPLPDGTQALVIPGGFPEQFTAELSANAVVREQIAALAASGAPVHAECAGLTYLVDDLDGHPMCGVLSGSARFTERLTLGYRDAVATVDSSMHAAGERVTGHEFHRTTVEFAEQQPPAWVFRGAGQATVHDGAVRGGVHAGYLHTHPAAHPHSVRRFVSAATKLAE; encoded by the coding sequence GTGACCACGAATCCCGTCCCGGCGGTCGTGATCGCGGCGCCGGCGTCGGGTAGCGGCAAGACCACCGTGGCCACCGGCCTGATGGGTGCCCTGCGCCGCGCCGGCCACACGGTGAGCGCCGCGAAGGTCGGCCCCGACTTCATCGATCCGGGCTATCACGCACTGGCCACCGGCCGGCCGGGCCGCAACCTGGACCCGGTCCTCGTCGGCGCCGAACTGATCGGTCCGCTCTACCGGCACGGCAGTGCGGGCGCCGACGTCACCGTCATCGAGGGCGTCATGGGCCTGTTCGACGGCCGCATCACCGAGCAGGCGATGTCGCCGGCGCCCGGGTCGACCGCCCACGTCGCCGGGCTGCTCGGCGCGCCGGTGGTGCTGGTCGTCGATGCCCGGGGACAGAGCCAGAGCATTGCCGCTCTGCTGCACGGCTTTTCGACGTTCGACCGAGCTGTGCGGATCGCCGGGGTGATCCTCAACAAGGTCGGCTCGCCGCGGCACGAGGAGGTCTTGCGGCAGGCCTGCGAGCAGGCGGGCGTCCCGGTGTTCGGCGCCATCCCGCGCAACAGCGGGCTGGAGATTCCGTCGCGGCATCTCGGTCTGGTCACCGCCGTCGAACACGGCCGCCGGGCGCACGAGGCCGTCGACGTCATGACCGAGCTCGTCGCCCGCCACGTCGACATCGAGGCGGTGGCCCGGTGTGCCGGGATCGGCACTCTTGAACCGCAGTGGGCTCCTGAGCTGGAGTCCGGTCCGGCCGCAACGGTCGCGCTCGCCGCCGGCAAGGCCTTCAGTTTCGGGTACGCCGAGCACGCCGAGCTGCTCGAGATGGCCGGCGCCGAGGTCGTGGCCTTCGACCCACTCAGCGACCCGCTGCCGGATGGCACGCAGGCGCTCGTCATACCCGGTGGTTTCCCCGAGCAGTTCACCGCGGAACTGTCGGCCAATGCCGTTGTCCGCGAACAGATTGCCGCGCTGGCGGCCTCCGGCGCGCCGGTGCATGCCGAGTGTGCCGGGCTCACGTACCTCGTCGACGACCTCGACGGGCACCCAATGTGTGGCGTGCTGTCCGGCTCGGCGCGCTTCACCGAACGGCTGACACTGGGCTACCGCGATGCCGTGGCAACGGTCGACTCCAGCATGCACGCCGCGGGGGAGCGCGTCACCGGCCACGAATTTCACCGCACCACAGTCGAATTCGCCGAGCAGCAGCCGCCGGCTTGGGTTTTCCGGGGCGCTGGGCAGGCCACCGTGCACGACGGGGCCGTCCGCGGCGGCGTGCACGCGGGCTACCTGCACACCCATCCGGCCGCGCATCCGCACTCGGTGCGTCGGTTCGTATCGGCGGCAACTAAACTCGCCGAGTGA
- a CDS encoding MFS transporter, with protein sequence MAHSRREPLTIHVGQTEDERKSWYPAWLPSPRFLSAVIAIGGMQLLATMDSTVAIVALPKIQDELGLSDAGRSWVITAYVLTFGGLMLLGGRLGDTIGRKRTFIVGVALFTIASILCGVAWDETTLVIARLLQGVGSAIASPTGLALVATTFPKGPARNAATAIFAAMTGVGSVMGLVVGGALTVFSWRYAFLVNVPIGLVMIYLARTTLTETSRERMKLDAAGAILATLACTAAVFGFSMGPEKGWLSPLTLGSGAAAAVLFLAFLFVERSAEHPVVPFSLFRDRNRVATFAAVFLAGGVMFTLTVLIGLYVQDIMGYSALKAGIGFIPFVIALGIGLGLSSQLVAMFSPRVLVIAGGILVLAAMIYGSTLNGGIPYFPNLVIPITVGGFGIGMIVVPLTVSAIAGVALSDIGPLSAIALMLQNLGGPVVLAVIQAVITSRTLYLGGTTGPVAKMNAAQHTALDHGYTYGLLWVAAVAVIVGVVSLFITYTADEVAAAQDTKEALDAGEL encoded by the coding sequence ATGGCACACAGCCGCCGCGAACCGCTCACGATTCACGTGGGGCAGACCGAGGACGAACGAAAGAGCTGGTATCCAGCTTGGCTTCCGTCCCCCCGCTTTCTTTCCGCGGTCATCGCCATCGGTGGCATGCAGCTGCTGGCCACGATGGACAGCACCGTCGCCATCGTTGCCCTTCCTAAGATTCAGGACGAGCTCGGGCTTTCCGATGCCGGCCGCAGCTGGGTGATCACCGCTTATGTGCTGACGTTCGGTGGTCTGATGCTGCTCGGTGGCCGCCTCGGCGACACCATCGGCCGCAAGCGCACCTTCATCGTCGGTGTCGCGCTCTTCACCATCGCTTCCATCCTGTGCGGTGTCGCGTGGGACGAGACGACCCTGGTCATCGCCCGGCTGCTGCAGGGTGTCGGTTCGGCGATCGCCTCGCCGACCGGCCTGGCGCTCGTCGCCACCACCTTCCCGAAGGGTCCGGCCCGAAACGCCGCCACCGCGATCTTCGCGGCCATGACCGGCGTCGGCTCGGTGATGGGCCTCGTCGTCGGCGGCGCGCTGACGGTGTTCTCGTGGCGCTACGCGTTCCTGGTGAACGTGCCGATCGGCCTCGTCATGATCTACCTGGCCCGCACCACGCTGACCGAGACGTCCCGCGAGCGCATGAAGCTCGACGCGGCCGGCGCCATCCTGGCGACCCTGGCCTGCACCGCGGCGGTGTTCGGCTTCTCGATGGGGCCGGAGAAGGGCTGGCTGTCCCCGCTGACGCTGGGCTCCGGCGCCGCGGCGGCCGTGCTGTTCCTGGCGTTCCTGTTCGTCGAGCGCAGCGCCGAGCACCCCGTCGTGCCGTTCAGCCTGTTCCGGGACCGCAACCGCGTGGCCACCTTCGCCGCGGTCTTCCTCGCCGGTGGCGTGATGTTCACGCTGACCGTCCTGATCGGCCTGTACGTGCAGGACATCATGGGCTACAGCGCGCTGAAGGCCGGCATCGGCTTCATCCCGTTCGTCATCGCGCTCGGCATCGGTCTGGGCCTGTCGTCGCAGCTGGTGGCGATGTTCTCGCCGCGCGTGCTGGTGATCGCCGGCGGCATCCTGGTGCTCGCCGCGATGATCTACGGGTCCACCCTCAACGGCGGTATCCCGTACTTCCCGAACCTCGTCATCCCGATCACCGTCGGTGGTTTCGGTATCGGCATGATCGTGGTGCCGCTGACCGTCTCGGCCATCGCCGGCGTCGCGCTGAGCGACATCGGTCCGCTGTCGGCCATCGCGCTGATGCTGCAGAACCTGGGTGGGCCGGTCGTGCTGGCCGTCATCCAGGCCGTCATCACGTCGCGCACGCTGTACCTCGGCGGGACCACCGGTCCGGTCGCCAAGATGAACGCCGCGCAGCACACGGCACTCGACCACGGTTACACCTACGGCCTGCTCTGGGTCGCTGCGGTGGCGGTGATCGTCGGCGTGGTGTCGCTGTTCATCACCTACACCGCCGACGAGGTTGCGGCGGCGCAGGACACCAAGGAAGCGCTGGACGCCGGCGAGCTGTAG
- a CDS encoding magnesium chelatase subunit D family protein: MTYPFSALVGQDQLRLALILCAVRPDIGGVLIRGEKGTAKSTAVRGLAKVLAAVDADARLVELPIGATEDRVVGSIDLQKVLRDGEHAFSPGLLARAHGGVLYVDEVNLLHDHLVDVLLDAAAMGRVHIERDGVSHSHEARFMLVGTMNPEEGELRPQLLDRFGLTVDVYASRDVDVRVEVIRRRMSYEADPAGFAERYAVDDAELAGRIAKARAAVASVSLPDNELRRIAALCAAFDVDGMRADLVVARTAVAHAAWRGASAVDAEDVRVAAELALPHRRRRDPFDDPGLDPQQLDDAMAQAEAEAQSQPEPDPESDPPGGGVSADSSEEAAPQGNSAGPGSASRPSAPPSATFRTRALVVPGVGEGAPGRRSRARNRTGTPISATDDAQAGHGVHVFGTLLAAADRRPQAGRLQVAPTDVRHAIREGREGNLVIFVVDASGSMAARDRMSAVSGATLSLLRDAYQRRDKVAVVTFRGAEAALLLPPTSSVHIASRRLARFDTGGKTPLAQGLLAARDVVLREKTRDRARRPLVVVLTDGRATGGPDPLGRTRTAAGLLVAEGAAAVVVDCETSYIRLGLAQQLAGQLGAPAVQLAQLRADNLARVVRAGQAAA; this comes from the coding sequence ACGCCCGACTGGTGGAGCTGCCGATCGGCGCGACCGAGGACCGCGTGGTCGGGTCGATCGACCTGCAGAAGGTGCTGCGCGACGGCGAACACGCCTTCTCGCCCGGCCTGCTGGCCCGCGCGCACGGCGGCGTCCTGTACGTCGACGAGGTGAACCTGCTGCACGACCACCTGGTCGACGTGCTGCTGGATGCCGCTGCCATGGGTCGGGTGCACATCGAGCGTGATGGCGTCTCGCATTCGCACGAGGCCCGATTCATGTTGGTGGGCACCATGAATCCAGAGGAGGGGGAGCTGCGTCCGCAGCTGCTCGACCGTTTCGGATTGACCGTCGACGTCTACGCCTCCCGGGACGTCGACGTCCGGGTCGAGGTGATCCGGCGCCGCATGTCCTACGAGGCCGACCCGGCCGGTTTCGCCGAGCGGTACGCCGTTGATGACGCCGAGCTGGCCGGCCGGATCGCCAAGGCCCGTGCCGCGGTGGCGTCGGTGTCGTTGCCGGACAACGAGTTGCGCCGGATCGCGGCGCTGTGCGCGGCGTTCGACGTCGACGGCATGCGTGCCGACCTGGTGGTGGCCCGCACGGCCGTCGCCCACGCCGCCTGGCGCGGCGCGTCCGCGGTGGATGCGGAGGACGTCCGGGTCGCCGCGGAACTCGCGCTGCCGCACCGGCGCCGTCGCGACCCCTTCGACGACCCGGGCCTGGACCCGCAGCAGCTCGACGACGCCATGGCGCAGGCCGAAGCCGAAGCGCAATCTCAGCCGGAGCCGGATCCCGAATCCGATCCGCCGGGCGGCGGCGTCTCCGCGGACAGCTCGGAAGAGGCGGCGCCGCAAGGAAACTCGGCCGGGCCCGGCAGTGCGTCGCGGCCCAGTGCGCCGCCGTCGGCGACGTTCCGGACCCGGGCGCTGGTGGTGCCCGGCGTGGGGGAGGGCGCTCCCGGCCGGCGGTCGCGGGCGCGCAACCGCACCGGCACCCCGATCTCGGCGACTGACGACGCCCAGGCCGGACACGGCGTGCATGTGTTCGGCACGCTGCTCGCCGCGGCCGACCGCAGGCCACAGGCCGGACGCCTGCAGGTGGCCCCCACCGACGTCCGCCACGCGATTCGCGAAGGGCGCGAAGGCAATCTGGTGATCTTCGTGGTCGACGCGTCGGGCTCCATGGCCGCGCGGGACCGCATGTCCGCGGTCAGTGGCGCGACGCTGTCCCTGCTGCGTGATGCCTACCAACGCCGCGACAAGGTCGCCGTCGTCACCTTCCGCGGCGCCGAGGCCGCCCTGCTGTTGCCGCCGACGTCGTCGGTGCACATCGCGAGCCGGCGCCTGGCCCGTTTCGACACCGGCGGGAAAACTCCGCTGGCGCAAGGGCTTCTGGCCGCGCGGGATGTGGTGCTGCGCGAGAAGACCCGGGACCGGGCCCGTCGTCCGCTGGTGGTCGTGCTGACCGACGGCCGCGCCACGGGTGGCCCCGATCCACTCGGCCGGACCCGGACCGCCGCCGGCCTCCTCGTCGCCGAGGGCGCAGCCGCCGTCGTCGTCGATTGCGAAACCTCCTATATTCGACTGGGATTGGCGCAGCAGTTGGCCGGCCAGCTCGGTGCGCCCGCCGTGCAACTGGCGCAGCTGCGCGCCGACAACCTGGCCCGTGTGGTCCGGGCCGGGCAAGCCGCCGCGTAA